One segment of Scyliorhinus torazame isolate Kashiwa2021f chromosome 14, sScyTor2.1, whole genome shotgun sequence DNA contains the following:
- the LOC140390517 gene encoding uncharacterized protein — protein MLSVQKIEQTQKAVQATHLVAQSAIAQPRSIVKNKSFSLSDESDEDSVPTIQNTKAIRLAPLKRKRVRVGSKKIEEDGETITRNIFDHQWVHEQIDPSKIDEWSKGLPHPKKGGKTTWDGIHRLQAIYSLHPFDGVQILTIMLGTRISSTLKNEVEVALGDDLQNLEAGWLTIKNWLLQFRPPRTNWSKITACFQKKNEDIQDFEERFLRTWMEYSGMTLDKENDTWDASTLSPLKTAFIAGVKPGVSAALNLVLPAWATAGTYRDIVDRCIQIDRGLHNQATFNTAAAQMQPIAQIQPMLPAAPAAAVAAPAGISAVTTISPPAQGQTCTLAPLKSRKKIPQCLSCGRVGHWMAKCYQKQRMDSRDDNEVDNVHYNTFPPRGQPCNTYQQDTPSMASGQQHWLSNYNHGLLLQLINNSIIIAQLFTTWLYRIISGNCLFGLPPLSNMKMMF, from the coding sequence atgctttctgtacaaaagattgaacaaactcagaaagcagtccaagccacccacctagtggcacaatcggcaattgcacagccgagatcaattgttaaaaataaatcattttctctgtcggatgaatcagacgaagatagtgttcctacaatacaaaatactaaagcaattcgactagcccctttaaaacgcaaacgggttagagttggaagcaaaaaaatagaagaagatggtgaaactatcactagaaacatatttgaccaccaatgggttcatgaacaaattgatccttctaaaattgacgaatggtccaagggtcttccacaccctaaaaagggtggtaagaccacatgggatggaattcacagattacaagccatttacagtctccacccatttgatggagtacaaattctgactatcatgctaggtactcgtataagttcaacccttaaaaatgaagtagaagttgcccttggagacgatttgcaaaatttagaagctggttggctaacaatcaagaattggctattacaatttcgccccccgaggaccaattggtctaagatcacagcttgctttcaaaaaaagaatgaagatattcaggattttgaggaaagatttttacgtacttggatggaatattcagggatgacactcgacaaggaaaatgacacatgggatgcaagcactttaagtccattaaaaacggcttttatagccggtgttaaacctggagtttctgctgccttgaatttggttttaccagcttgggccacagctggcacataccgagacatagttgaccgatgcattcagatagatcgtggtttgcacaatcaggcaacttttaacactgcagctgctcaaatgcagcctattgctcaaatccagcccatgttacctgctgctccagcggcggctgttgcagcacctgcaggaatatcagcagtaactacaatttcaccaccagcacaagggcaaacatgtacccttgctccattaaaatcacgtaagaaaataccacaatgtctttcctgtggtagagtaggacactggatggcaaaatgctatcaaaaacaacggatggattcaagagatgataatgaagtagacaatgttcactacaatacatttccacctcgtggtcaaccatgtaacacgtaccaacaagacacacccagtatggcttctggtcagcaacactggctgagcaactacaaccatggtttgcttttacagttaatcaacaacagtatcataatagcccaactgtttaccacatggctttacagaatcatctcaggcaactgcctgttcggccttccaccattatccaatatgaagatgatgttctga